Genomic DNA from Pontibacillus yanchengensis:
TGGTAAGGGAACCATAACGGACACCCTATGTGGGCTGGAGTTTGAAATATCTGCGAGGTCCTTCTATCAGATCAATCCGGTCCAGACAGAAAAATTGTATTCAAAAGCTATAGAAATGGCAGATCTAACTGGGAAGGAAACCGTGATAGATGCGTACTGTGGAATCGGCACAATCGGTCTGATTGCCAGTAAAAAAGCTGGAAAGGTCATTGGCGTAGAGGAAAATAACGATGCAGTCAAAGACGCCATCCGCAATTCAAAACGCAACGGCGTTAAAAATGCTCGCTTTCATCAAGGTGACGCCGGGGAGTTCATGGTGCAGATGGCTGCACGCGGTGAGAAAGCGGATGTGGTGATTATGGATCCCCCACGAAGCGGCAGTGATGAAGCGTTTTTATCAAGCGTTGTGAAGTTGAAGCCGAAGCGGGTTGTGTATGTATCCTGTAACCCCGAGACCCAAGCGCGTGATTTGAAGTACTTGGTGAAGAACGGCTATGAGGTGGAAGGAATTCAGCCAGTTGATATGTTTCCGCAAACGGTACATGTAGAAGCCGTTACTAAATTAGTGCGTAAAAAATAAGCAGAAACCCAATGGTGGGTTTCTGCTTATTTTTCGGGATGAGATGAGGAACCTGTCCCCTCGTCTCAATGAACAGGGGGGAGACAGGTTCCTCATCTCAGAGTGTTTGTTCCTAAGAGAATGGAGTGATATACTGATTACACTTTATATACTATAGGGGGTACTTAGATGTCCAAGGAATTTTGGGATGAGAGCTTTTCACAGGAAGGCTATGTGTATGGAAAAGATGCGAATCAATTTGTTCAGGAGCATAGTTCACGTTTACCGAAAAACAGTCATATCGGATGTTTTGCTGAAGGAGAGGGACGTAATGGGGTGTACTTGGCCAAGCTTGGTCACCACGTCACCATCCTTGATCAATCTGAAGCCGGATTAAATAAAAGTAGGGAGCTTGCAGATGAAGTAGGGGTGCAAGTTGAAAGTGTTCAATGTGACCTCACTACGGAAAAGATACAGCCAAATCAATTCGATGCTGCTGTTATGGTCTTTGGTCACGTTCCAAAGCAGTATCAACCATTCTTAATAGAGCAGATGTTACAATCCGTAAAACCTGGTGGAGTGATTTTGTTAGAAGTTTATTCTGAAGAACAATTGTCCTATGGTACTGGTGGGCCACCTGCTAAAGAGATGCTCTATGCACCGGAAGATGTACTAAGTTGGATTAAGCCTTACAAATGCCTTCACTTTTTCTATGGCGAAGCAGAGCGCAATGAAGGAGAACGTCATAATGGGCTCGGGCATGTGATTCAGGTTATGGTGCAGAAGTAGCGGAGACTTTTCTTAAAGTTGAACAAAATTAGCCAGAAATAAGCAGGAACCTGATAAATTCTTGTTAAAAGAGCCTGCCCCAGAAGTTAGACTTTTGGGCAGGCTCTTTTTTAAGCTTTTATTTTTTATTTACAGAAGCATCATAAATCTTATCTACAGCAAGATTCATCGATTGGTTGAACTCTTTATCTGTTTGATTAGCGTTTAAGTCGGCAATCAATGCACGGGAGAAGCTTGCAATTAAGCCATCATTTTCTTTTAGCTTCTCGTTTGCTTCTTCACGAGAATAACCACCAGAAAGAGCGACAACGCGCACTACGCGTGGATGCTCGATTAGTTCCTTAAAGGCGTTGGCTTTCGTAGGAATAGAAAGCTTCAGCATCACATTTTGATCTTCTGATAATGCATTTAGATGTTTTAGAATTTCATTTTTAAGGATTTCTTCGGATTTTTCCTTATCTGCGCTATGGATGTCTACCTCAGGTTCGATGATTGGAACAAGGTCATATTCCAAGATGCGCTTAGCGATTTCAAACTGCTGGTTTACAACTTCTTTTATTGCATCTTCGTTTGGTTCATGGATAACCGAACGCATTTTAGTACCGAAAATGTTGCGTTCGTTAGCTCGCTTAAGGGTCTCGTCCAGGTCATGAATCGGCTTCATTAACTGTACGCCGTTTTCTTTTCCTGCTAGGCCTTTATCGACTTTGAGGAAAGGTACAATGCCGTTGTCAGAAAGGTAATCAGCTGTGTATTTACCTTCTATTTCACGATCCATCGTTTGCTCGAACAAGATGGTACCAAGAATCTTGTTAGAATCAAATGCTGGGGCCGTCATGATTCTTGTCCGCATTTCGTGAACGCGGTCAAACATCTCATCTTCGTTGGCGTATGCATCTTCAGGAACACCATAATCTGCTAATGCTTTTGGAGTACTTCCTCCGCTTTGGTCTAGTGCTGCGATAAATCCGTTTCCATTCTTCATTCTGTCAAAATGAGTTGTGTTCATGTTCACCACTCCTTATCTTAATGTAAAGAATCCACTGTTATCCTTCCCCATCTCTTCTAGAATAACACCTTATCCCTAAAGATACATAATAACATGTCTTATATCTTAGCACGGAATTGTAACATGAAAGCCTTTCGCTAAACCCTAAAAAATGTTCACAATCCCTTTATAAGCATTCCATCTAATTCGCGGACTTTGTCATAGGATTCGACTAGATGTTCAGGTAGTAACGTTCTTCCATATTCCCAGGCATTTTTCTCGATGACAGCTTGTAGCTCTGCTTTCTCGTCTTCGCCACCATAAATGAGCGTTCGTAAATCATGTTTGTTTTTCTTGAAGGTTACATAGTACCCAATCTCACGGTACAGAATGATCCTAACCAAATTTTCCTCGGTTTCTTTTACTTTGATTTTATTAATATAACCGTTCACTTCAAGATAATTAAATTTAATTGTATTGGAAGTGACGTTGTAATTCATAGGGGTAGCTAGTTCATTATTGAATTCATAGTTTATATTTAGATTGTGCTCTTGTAATGTTTTTTTAACGATATCCTCGATATCCCATATGTATAGCATCTTTTGTTGCGACCCTTTCCAGTATTGATTCACTTAAAATTTGTGTATCTAAGTGAATAGTATAACAAAATTGAAAAAAGCAGGACAACGAGCGGGACGGAGGGACAGGTCCATTATCCCAGGAAAGAGTGGGACGAGGAACCTGTCCCTCCGTCCCAAAAACTTATTAGTTGAAAAAAGCGCAAAAATATGACAAAATACCTAGTATAATAGAACTACCAAATTCAACGTTCAAAGGGGATGGTTGGAATGAATGCTCACCGTCCAATGATATTTGGTCTAAGATATAAGGGAAGAATTATTAGTATTCTTCTAGTCATCTCTTTGTATATATTTTGGAGTGTGTACACGTACTCCTTTCAAGGAAGTTTGCCAAAGTTAGATGAGCCAAGGTTCTGGGTGACATTGTTTGTTTCGATTTTAGAAGGAGTTTTAGCTTGGTGGATTGGTAAAAGGTTCGACCTTGTTCGATTTTATGCCGAAAGAGATTGTCTGACAGGAGCGTATAATCGAAGGTGGGTCTATACTCATTTTTATAAGTACGTCCATCATTTACATCAAGGAAAACATACACGTGTAACCCTAGTAGACTTGAATGACTTCAAATACATTAATGATCATTATGGTCATGAAATGGGTGATTTCGTTTTAACGGAGATTGCAGGTATTCTAAATGAAAGGATTACTGGAAACGGGGTAGTATCAAGATGGGGTGGGGATGAATTTTTAATGATTGAGGTTCTGTCAGGTCATTCTACTACAGAAGCCAATGAAATCGAGACCTTTGTCCTATCCAATGGATTGGAAGTGTCAGGAGCAAAGGGAATTGTTTATTGCTATGATGGCAATTGTGACTTAGATCAGTTAGTTTCCGAAGCTGATAAAAAAATGTACGAGCATAAATGAAGATGTAAATACAAAGCTTCTATTTTTAGAGATGGAAGCTTTTTTTAGTTTATAGCGTACAAATTATAAAATTCAATGCTTGTGTATAACTAAAAAAGTGATGTGGCCACGTCCAGATCCAGCGCGCAGCGACTAGTTTGCTTTTCTCGGCTCCGTAGGATAAGTTAACATCGAATCACGCATGTTTTATGTTTTCGTGTTTCCTTTATCTCCTACTGACTAAGGGGAAGTTCGATTAGGATGGCTGCATCGTGCAGCAACATCGAACACCAACCCACGTCGTGTGGGCCGCAGTATATACGTCGCTAAACGGGCGCCCTGAGCTTTTGTTCGTTGAGTATTAACAAATAAAAAAGGTTGCAAGTCGTTTACGTTAAATAGTCGTTTTCACATCCCATTAAATGATATACGATGGAAAAAGTATGGAGGAACGGTTCGGAGGGATGATGATTGTGGTTTAATGAAGGGTTGCTTTTAGTGATGTGTTTATTTATGGTGGTTGGTGCTGTGGATCATTATGTCTTACATAATCGATTGTCACTAGGGGAGCATTTTCATGAAGCTTTTATGATGATGGGGCCGTTAGCATTAGCGATGATAGGGATAATTTCCCTTGCTCCTGTGTTATCTGAATTTCTAGCTCCTGTGGTTGTGCCCATTTTTGAGTGGGTTGGAGCGGATCCTTCGATGTTTGCTTCTATGATTCTCGCGATCGATATGGGGGCTTACCCGCTATCGAATTCACTAGCATCATCGGAGGATGCTGCTATTTTTTCATGGGCTTTCCTTGGGACGATGTTAGGTCCGACATTGGTTTTTACCATTCCAGTGGCGTTATCCGTTGTTCAACAAGAGGATCGACCATTTTTTGCGAAAGGCATACTAATAGGTGTGATGACGATTCCGGTTGGTATTCTCATAGGAGGAACTGTAGCGGGATATGAATGGTTGTGGATGCTTAAAAACTTAATTCCTACCTTTATTCTTTCGTTTTTTATAGCAATTGGTTTGTTGTTTTTTACAAATGCGACGATTCGCTTTTTCTCTATCTTTGGAAAGGGGATTGAGTACGTCGTTATTTTTGGATTGATCACAATTACGATCCAGACGCTTACGGATATTGAAATTCTCCAGGAGATGGCACCTCTAAGTGAAGGGGCCATTATTGTTGCGAAAATTACAGTCACGCTTGCAGGCGCTTATCCGCTAGTAGCTTTTATTAATCAAAAAGCGCAAAGACGTTTTGCAAGATGGGGGCAAAAAGCAGGATTAAACGCTGCATCTATGACAGGCTTGATTGCCTCCCTTGCTCATGCTATACCAATGTTAGGAACGATGAAGGATATGGACGAGAGAGGCAAAGTGATGAATGCAGCATTTGCTGTGAGTGGAGCGTTTGTTGCAGGTAGCCACCTTGCTTTTGTCGCTGGAGTGGATAAGACGATGATTTTGCCTGTCATTATAGGTAAGCTAACTGCTGGAGGATTGGCTGTTATAATAGCTTTATTGTTAACGAGGAATTTGAAATATACTGATTAAAAAAGAAGCGCTAGACTGCGCTTCTTTTTATTTTAAGAAAGTATAACATTTGGAGCTTACATGTCTAGCTCCAGTGCACACCGACTAGCAAACTTCATGCCCCTTCTTATGATAAGTGAACATCGAATCGCTAACGCTTCTCGTGTTTTCTTTCCGCCTACATGACGTAGGTTGGTTCGATGTTGCTGCGTGCAGGGGTTTAATCGAACCTCCAATCATTTCAGAAACTCTTCTAAATCACTGTTGGCTTGTTTATACGCCGCTAAGCGGGCGCATGCGCTTTTCTTTCTTTATTTCCGAAAATCAATATCCTCTTCTTCACTCAAACGAATACTCGTTTCAGCTGGCTTCGTCTCTGCCAGTACTTCTCCGTGGCGCATGGAATATCGTACGGGGGTTTGACGACGGACAGCATCGAATTCATCTTCGGCATGGAGGAGGACGAAGTTGGCAGGTTTACCTTCTTCGATGCCATATTCGTCTTCGATGTTCATAGCTTTGGCGCTATTGATGGTTATTAGATCAATGGATTTCACAATGTCATCGTAGCCCATGAGATGTGTGGCATGAATGCCCATTTGCAGGACTTGTAGCATATTGCCTGTGCCGAGTGGATACCATGGGTCGAATACGTCATCATGGCCAAATGCCACATTTAATCCATCATCAAGCATTTCTTTTACGCGTGTGATGCCTCTTCGTTTTGGATAGGAATCAAAGCGTCCTTGTAGGTGAATGTTTACAAGGGGGTTTGCGATAAAGTTGATGTTCGATAGCTTTAGTAAGCGAAAGAGCTTGGATACATACGCATCATTATAAGAGTGCATAGCTGTCGTATGGCTTGCTGTTACTTTTTCTCCCATACCAGTGCGGTGTGCTTCCGCTGCGACTACTTCTACAAATCGAGATTGCTCATCATCGATCTCATCGCAATGAATATCAATTAAGCGGTCGTACTTCTGAGCCAGCTCGAATACCTTTTTCATAGATTCTACGCCATATTCTCTCGTGAATTCAAAGTGAGGAATACCACCAACTACGTCTGCTCCTAATTGTAGGGCTTCTTCAAGCAGGGCTTCCCCATTCGGATAAGACAGGATTCCTTCTTGAGGGAAAGCCACGATTTGTAGTGTGACATATGGGGCGAATGCTTCTTTCACTTCTAGCATGGCTTTCAATGCTGTTAGCTCAGGATCTGTCACATCCACATGAGTACGAACGTGTTGAATTCCTTGAGCAATTTGCCATTTTAGAGCTTTGGTGGCGCGTTTTTTTACATCTTCATGCGTTAAGGACTCTTTCCGTTCAGACCACCGCTGAATCCCTTCAAATAGTGTTCCACTTTTGTTCCAATCAGGTTCCCCAGCTGTCAGAATCGTATCTAAGTGAATATGGGGTTCCACAAAAGGAGGAAGGAGAAGTTGACCGTTCGCTTCGATCACATTCTCCTCATAGGTAGTGTCCAGTCCTACCCCAATTTCAGAAAAAATCCCGTTCTCAATTTTGATATCCATTAAATCTTCATAGCCTCGTATGTTGGCTCGTTTAATGATCATGGTTAACTACTCACCTTTGTTGGATTGTATTGGGTTGATGGTTTCGTAGATAAGAATTCTCCAGCAAAATGAATGAGTACATATGAAGCTGCTGCACCGATAATGGCGTTGAGCGGCGCGATGCCTGGTGCGAATTTTGCTAGAAGAATCGCTATCCCCCAAGCAGAGAGGGCAGACCATCTCACCTTACTATATGCTTTCTCTTGTACACCTTTATATTCCTTCCGACGTGCAATGAAATAATCAGCTAGAATGATCGCTCCTACTGGAGGGAGTGTCGATCCTAGAAATGTTAGGAAGCCGACGAAGTTGTTGTACAACCACATCGCTAGTAATGTCCCAACCACTCCATTGAAAAGGACGACTTTGTTTTTCGTTATTTTCGTAATGTTTGAAAAGCCTAGAGCTGATGCATAAAGGGCATTATCATTTGTTGTCCAAATGTTTAGTCCGA
This window encodes:
- a CDS encoding class I SAM-dependent methyltransferase produces the protein MSKEFWDESFSQEGYVYGKDANQFVQEHSSRLPKNSHIGCFAEGEGRNGVYLAKLGHHVTILDQSEAGLNKSRELADEVGVQVESVQCDLTTEKIQPNQFDAAVMVFGHVPKQYQPFLIEQMLQSVKPGGVILLEVYSEEQLSYGTGGPPAKEMLYAPEDVLSWIKPYKCLHFFYGEAERNEGERHNGLGHVIQVMVQK
- a CDS encoding fructose bisphosphate aldolase: MNTTHFDRMKNGNGFIAALDQSGGSTPKALADYGVPEDAYANEDEMFDRVHEMRTRIMTAPAFDSNKILGTILFEQTMDREIEGKYTADYLSDNGIVPFLKVDKGLAGKENGVQLMKPIHDLDETLKRANERNIFGTKMRSVIHEPNEDAIKEVVNQQFEIAKRILEYDLVPIIEPEVDIHSADKEKSEEILKNEILKHLNALSEDQNVMLKLSIPTKANAFKELIEHPRVVRVVALSGGYSREEANEKLKENDGLIASFSRALIADLNANQTDKEFNQSMNLAVDKIYDASVNKK
- a CDS encoding GGDEF domain-containing protein: MNAHRPMIFGLRYKGRIISILLVISLYIFWSVYTYSFQGSLPKLDEPRFWVTLFVSILEGVLAWWIGKRFDLVRFYAERDCLTGAYNRRWVYTHFYKYVHHLHQGKHTRVTLVDLNDFKYINDHYGHEMGDFVLTEIAGILNERITGNGVVSRWGGDEFLMIEVLSGHSTTEANEIETFVLSNGLEVSGAKGIVYCYDGNCDLDQLVSEADKKMYEHK
- the eutH gene encoding ethanolamine utilization protein EutH gives rise to the protein MWFNEGLLLVMCLFMVVGAVDHYVLHNRLSLGEHFHEAFMMMGPLALAMIGIISLAPVLSEFLAPVVVPIFEWVGADPSMFASMILAIDMGAYPLSNSLASSEDAAIFSWAFLGTMLGPTLVFTIPVALSVVQQEDRPFFAKGILIGVMTIPVGILIGGTVAGYEWLWMLKNLIPTFILSFFIAIGLLFFTNATIRFFSIFGKGIEYVVIFGLITITIQTLTDIEILQEMAPLSEGAIIVAKITVTLAGAYPLVAFINQKAQRRFARWGQKAGLNAASMTGLIASLAHAIPMLGTMKDMDERGKVMNAAFAVSGAFVAGSHLAFVAGVDKTMILPVIIGKLTAGGLAVIIALLLTRNLKYTD
- a CDS encoding cytosine deaminase; the protein is MIIKRANIRGYEDLMDIKIENGIFSEIGVGLDTTYEENVIEANGQLLLPPFVEPHIHLDTILTAGEPDWNKSGTLFEGIQRWSERKESLTHEDVKKRATKALKWQIAQGIQHVRTHVDVTDPELTALKAMLEVKEAFAPYVTLQIVAFPQEGILSYPNGEALLEEALQLGADVVGGIPHFEFTREYGVESMKKVFELAQKYDRLIDIHCDEIDDEQSRFVEVVAAEAHRTGMGEKVTASHTTAMHSYNDAYVSKLFRLLKLSNINFIANPLVNIHLQGRFDSYPKRRGITRVKEMLDDGLNVAFGHDDVFDPWYPLGTGNMLQVLQMGIHATHLMGYDDIVKSIDLITINSAKAMNIEDEYGIEEGKPANFVLLHAEDEFDAVRRQTPVRYSMRHGEVLAETKPAETSIRLSEEEDIDFRK